The window AGGCCAAGGATGTCGAGACCAAGGAGCAGATCGCTTCGACGGCCTCCATCTCCGCCGCCGACACCCAGATCGGCGAGCTCATCGCCGAGGCCATGGACAAGGTCGGCAAGGAAGGCGTCATCACCGTCGAGGAGTCCCAGACCTTCGGGCTGGAGCTTGAGCTCACCGAGGGCATGCGCTTCGACAAGGGCTACATCTCGGCGTACTTCGCCACCGACATGGAGCGCATGGAGTCGTCCCTCGACGACCCGTACATCCTGATCGTCAACTCCAAGATCGGCTCGGTCAAGGACCTGCTGCCGCTCCTGGAGAAGGTCATGCAGTCCGGCAAGCCGCTGCTGATCATCGCCGAGGACGTCGAGGGCGAGGCGCTCTCCACCCTCGTCGTCAACAAGATCCGCGGCACCTTCAAGTCCGTCGCCGTCAAGGCCCCGGGCTTCGGCGACCGCCGCAAGGCCATGCTCGGTGACATCGCCATCCTCACGGGCGGCACGGTCATCTCCGAGGAGGTCGGCCTCAAGCTGGAGAACGCCGGTCTCGACCTGCTCGGCCGCGCCCGCAAGGTCGTCATCACCAAGGACGAGACCACCATCGTCGACGGTGCCGGTGACAGCGACCAGGTCGCCGGTCGCGTGAACCAGATCCGCGCCGAGATCGAGAACTCCGACTCGGACTACGACCGCGAGAAGCTCCAGGAGCGCCTCGCGAAGCTGGCCGGCGGCGTGGCCGTCATCAAGGCCGGCGCCGCGACCGAGGTCGAGCTCAAGGAGCGCAAGCACCGCATCGAGGACGCCGTTCGCAACGCGAAGGCGGCCGTCGAGGAGGGCATCGTCGCCGGTGGTGGCGTGGCCCTGCTGCAGGCCTCCGCGGTCTTCGACAAGCTGGAGCTCGAGGGTGACGAGGCGACCGGCGCCAACGCCGTGAAGCTCGCGCTGGAGGCCCCGCTCAAGCAGATCGCCGTCAACGGTGGTCTCGAGGGTGGCGTCGTCGTCGAGAAGGTGCGCAACCTGCCGATCGGTCACGGCCTGAACGCCGCGACCGGCGAGTACGTCGACATGATCGCCGAGGGCATCATCGACCCGGCGAAGGTCACGCGCTCCGCGCTGCAGAACGCCGCGTCGATCGCCGCGCTGTTCCTGACGACCGAGGCCGTCATCGCGGACAAGCCCGAGAAGGCCGGCGCCGGCGCCCCGGGCGGCATGCCGGGCGGTGACATGGACTTCTGATCGACCCGGGCTCCGGCCACTGGTTGATCGGCTGTTCTCGAACGAGGGCGGCACCCCGACTGGGGTGCCGCCCTCGGGCGTTTCCGCCGGATCAGAAGCCGGTGGTGTCGATGGCGAAGCCGAACGGCTCGGGGACGTGCAGGGCCTCGCCGAAGGACACCGTCGTCCGGGAGCGGTATCCGTGTGGGGAGGGTTCCCAGAAGCAGGTGATCTCCGAGTCCTGCATGTCGACGACCATGTAGACCGGTACGAGTCGGCCGTACACGTCTAGCTTCTCGGTCCAGTCGGCATCCCTGGTGGAGACGGACGTGAACTCACCGACGAGCGACAGGGCCGCCCCGTCCGCGTGCCGGCCCTCGCCGTCGAAGGCCGATTCGTCGGCCACGAAGAGGTCGGGCCCGTACGCCCGCTCCGCTGCCGAGAAGCGGAAGAGGAAGGGCGCGATCTCCGCGATGTGTCCTTCGGGTGCGTGGGCCTGGAGCTGTTCACGCAGCGCACGCATGCGACGCAAGTAGCGCAGCGTGGAAAACGGCGACACGATGATCTTCCCCCGGATGAGCTCGGCTTTGAAGCCGTCTGGCGTGTCCATCTCCTCAACGGTGCGCAGGAGCGTCTCGAACGTCGGCGGTGCCGCCTGCTCTATCGGTGTGGCCCGTTCGATCATGATCGTCACCGTTGTCCTCCGAGTGGCGTGCCGTGCACTGGGCGTGAGCCCCGTTCCAGGCTAGCGGCGCGTGGGCGTTCGCGCCCGGGTGCCGAGACGGAGCACCACCGATCGGGAGGCTTTGGTTGACTGGACGCATGAGCGATCTCTTCGTCAAGATCTGCGGCCTGAAGACCGCGCACGACGTCGACGTGGCCGTGGCGGCCGGGGCCGATGCCGTCGGGTTCGTGTTCGCACCCGGCAGTCCCCGTACGGTCGATGCCGCCACGGCGCGGGCGCTCGTCGCGGCGGTGCCGGACGGGGTGCTGACCGTCGGGGTGTTCCGCGGGCAGTCGGTCGAGGAGGTGCGCCGGTTCGCCGAGGAGAGCGGTGTGCGGGGGGTCCAGCTGCACGGCGAGGAGGGGCCTGAGGACTTCGCGGCGCTGCGCGCCGAGGGCCGGACCCTGCTGCGGGCCACCGCCGAGCACGTCGAGCGCTGCGGCGCATACGGCGAGGACCTGCTCCTGCTCGACGCCCCCGACCCCGGCTCCGGCAAGCCGTGGAACTGGGGCGCGGCGGACTTCACCGCCCCCGAGGGCCGGTGGCTGCTGGCCGGCGGGCTGAACCCGGGCAACGTGCGGGAGGCGGTCGAGGTGACCGGCGCCTGGGGCGTGGACGTGTCCAGCGGGGTGGAGCGGGCGCGCGGCGTGAAGTCGCCGGAGCTGATCCGCGCCTTCGTCGAGGCGGCGCGGGGCGGCGTGCGGAGCCGGGCCCTGCCGGACCCGCGCCTCCATCGCCGGCGGGGCTGAAAGAACGGGGCTCCGCCCCGGACCCCACGCCTCAAACGCCGGCGGGGCTGGACGTGCCCGGCGTTTGAGGACCGGGTCCGGGCGGAGCCCGGTTTCGGGAAGGGGCGGGGTGGGGGAACGGCTCCGCGCAGCGGCGGCCGGGGTGAGGGGCCGGGCCGCTTCGTCCCGCGTTCCGCCCGGCCGTTAGTCTGCGGCCGGGGGGATCATGGACATACGACCGGCATCGGCACCGGCATCGGTATTCGCACCGGCATTCTTACTGCGGCTTCGGCCCAAGCGGCGGCTCTTCCAGGTCGCGTGGCTCGGCCTCACCGCGGTCCTCGTCTCCGTGACGCTGCTGTACTGCGTGCTCTTCTGGAAGCTGTGGTTCGTCGACACCCCCCGCTACGTGTGCAGCGGGCAGGACTGCCCCCGCGGCATGGGCTGGCTGGCGGTCCTCATCCCGCTCCTCGGCACCGCCGCCGGGCTGCTGTGGGTGGGCATCAAGAACGCGCCGCTCGTCCGCCGTTCCCCCTTCGCCCAGGCCCTGGCCATCACCCTGGCCCTGGTCGCGCTGTGGCCCGGCTGGAGCGCCTACACGTGGATGCGCGGCCCCCAGATGGACCTCTTCGGGTGGCAGAGCCCGGTCCCGCCCGCGGCGCAGCCGATCGGCGTGTGGACGTCGGAGCGGGGCGGTGTGCTGGTACGGGCGCGGCCCGACGGCCTGATCGCGTACAACGGGGAGGGCCGCAAGGGCTGGCGTCTGCCCGCCTCCGAGCAGACCCCCGTGTGCGCGCTGAGCCGGACCACGCCGTCGGACATCGGCCTCGTCGCGTACCAGGACGGCGGCCGGTGCGGAACGCGGATCGAGGCCGTGGACCTGGCGGAGGGCCGCAGCCTGTGGGACCGGGAGCTCAAGCCGTCCCGGGCGCACACGGTCGTCGCGGCCGCGGGCACGACCGCCGTGGTGGCGGAGGAGGGCGCCCTCGTCGGCCTCGACCTGCGCGGCGGCGAGGAGCGCTGGCGCGTCCCGGTCCCGGCCGAGTGCGAGGTCCAGGCCGTCGACGGCGCCGGGGACCGGGCCCTGTACGTGGAGCAGTGCAGCGGTGAGACGACGACGGCCCGGATCTCGGCCGTCGACGCGCGGACGGGCGCCGGGGCCTGGCAGACCCCGCTGCCGACGGCGAGCCGGCTGCGCGAGGTCCGGGTGCTGTCCGCCCGGCCGCTCGCCGTCCACGTGACGGAGACGGCCGCGCGCGGCACCGACGCGGTCCTGCTGTTCGGCGACGACGGCCGCCCGCGCGGCGTCGTCCTCGCCTCCAGCCGGACGGAGGACCTGCTGACCGAGCCGTCCCCGGTGGTGGCCGGAGACCTGCTGGTCACCCCGGTGAAGAACGGCAAGAAGAACGGGGTCTCCGCGTACTCCCTCACCGACGGCCGCCGCGTCTGGCACGCGGGCTTCGGCGACGCGCACGTCCGCGCACTGGCACGGACGCGCGCGGACGAGGTCGCCGTGGTGACCTCGGACCACCCGTGGACCCACCTCACCCGCCTCGGCCTGGACCGCGGCAACCAGCGCGAGGAGCCCACGATCCTGCGCGACCTGCCGCTGGGCAAACGGTTCGCGTTCTTCCCGGGCCCGCCCGGCAGTTACGCCTTCGTCAACCTCGACCGGAGCGACACCCTGCCGCCGACCTTCGACGTCGACCCGGTCTTCGGCTGGTGACGCTGACGCGCTAGAAGGTCCCGAAGCCGGCGGTTTCGCCGTCCTCATCGATGGACTCCACCCCCGGCATCGCGCGCAGGGCCGTGACCTGGGCGGGGGAGAGGCGGGCGCTGAAGCCGTGCAGCGCGGTGTCGAAGACGTGGACCGGGGTGGCCCCGACCATGTCGGCCACCGCGACCGGGTCGAGGTCCCTCTGCAGGGTGACGATGTACGTCCCGTCCTCGTCGGCGAGGGCGGTGGGGTTGGCGGGGGCGGTGTGGGTCGCGGGTTCGGGTGCGGCGGCGGTGGCTGCGGACACGGGCAGGACGGCGACGGCGGCCAGCAGGGCGACGGCCACGGGCAGGGCTCGGCTCAGACGGTTGCGCATGGGGTGAGGCCATCACGCGCTGCCGGCCCGGTCAACGAGGACCGGGGGTGAGGCGGGGGCACGGGCGGCGCACCGGCCGTGCGCTCCCTGGTGTGGGGGCGGGCCGTACGGGTGATCTTGCTGCGGTGGCCCCGGGCGGTGCGGGCCGGGGCGCGGCGGTGACGGCGCAGGGGGTTAACCCTTCCTGCAGCGTGTCGGACGCGCCGTGTTGACGCGGCCGGCGGGCGATCGGCCAGGCGGGGTCGGAGGTTCAAGCCCCTTCGGGGTGGCACCGATGGAACGGAAGGCCGCACCCCGCAGAGACGCTCGTCGTCACGGGGGGCGGCTCACCCATGCCGACCTTCCACCCCGTCAGGGAGTCCCTGTCATGCGCCTGCTCGCACGTCTGGCCGCCGCCGCGCTCCTCACCGTCCCCCCGGTCGCGGCCGGCACGGCCTCCGCCGCGGCCCCGGAGCCGACGCCGGCCCCGCTGTTCACGTCCTCCAACCCGGTGCCCGGCAAGTACATCGTGACGCTGGAGAAGGGGCAGGACGCGGCGAAGGTCGCGCAGAAGCTGAAGCTGAAGCCGTCGTTCGTCTACTCGTCGGCGATGAGCGGTTTCGCGGTGCCGCTGACCTCGCTGGAGCTGACGCTCGTCCGCAACAGCCTGGGCGTGAAGTCGGTCGAGGAGGACGCTTCGGTCCAGTCCGTGCCGACGCAGACCGATCCGGGTGCGACGCGGGCCCCGTCGAACTCCTGGGGTCAGGACCGGATCGACCAGCGGAACCTGCCGCTGGACAGCAGCTTCACCACCGAGGGCAACGGCGCCGGGGTGACCGCGTACATCCTCGACTCGGGCATCGACTACCAGCACTCCGAGTTCGTCACACCGGAGGGCACCAGCCGGGCCACCTTCGGCTACGACGCGATCGGTGACGGCCGCAACGGCCAGGACTGCCAGGGCCACGGCACGCACGTCGCGGGCACGGTCGCGGGGAAGACGTACGGGGTGGCGCGCAAGGCGAACCTCGTCAGCGTCCGCGTCCTCGGCTGCGACGGCAGGGGCACCTGGTCCGGGATCATCGCAGGCATGGACTGGGTGGCAAAGAACGCCAAGCAGCCGGCCGTCCTGAACGGCTCCCTGGGCGGGGACAGGTCGGACGCGGTCAACAACGCCGCGACCGCCCTGTCCGATGCGGGCGTGCTGCCGGTCATCGCGGCGGGCAACTCCGCGAAGGACGCGTGCATGGTCTCGCCCGCGTCCGCCGCTCGCGTGCTGACGGTCGCCGCATCCAACCAGTGGGACGAGGAGACCGACTTCTCCAACTGGGGCACGTGCGTCACGCTCTACGCCCCCGGCGCGGCCATCGTCTCCGCGAAGCTCGGCGGCGGCAGCGTGGCCCTCGACGGAACGTCGATGGCCGCGCCGCACGTCGCCGGTGTCGTCGCCCTCTACAAGCAGGCACACCCGACCGCGGCCCCGGCGGAGCTCAACGAGTGGCTGGACGACGAGTCCACCAAGGACGTCCTGAAGAGCGTCAGCAAGAGCAGCCCGAACATGCTGTTGTTCAGCGCCGGTCTCTGAGCGTCAGAGGGTCGCGACGAAGGTGGCCCAGGCCCGCGCGTGGAACACCACGTGCGGGCCTTCGGGCTGCTTGGAGTCCCGTACGGGGACGAGGTCGGGGTGGCCGTCGGCGACTTCGAGGCAGTCGCCGCCGGTGCCGTCGCTGTGGGTGGACTTGCGCCAGGTGGCCATCTCCACGCAGCTGCCGCCACTGCCGTCGCTGTAGCTGGACTTGTGCCAGACGGCCGCCGACAGATCGTAATCAGGCTGCAGCTTCACGTTCGTACCCCTCCGCTACGGACTCGATCAAGGCCAGCGATTGCGCGGGAGGCAGCGCACCGGCCGTGAGGAGATCGTAGGTCAGGAAGTGACGAGAGACCGTGGCGGGATCGTCGAACAGCTGGCCTGTGCCGTTGCCTTGAACGTAAGCGAGCGTGGGAGCATCCTCGAACGACAGCAGCTGAAGTGAACCGCCCATGGCCGCGTGGGCTCCCGCACAAAACGGGATCACCTGGACGATGATCCTGTGCGCCGCGATCAGTTCCGTGATGTGCCTCAGTGCCTCTGCCATCAGGGTTGGCCCCCCAACCTCGCAGCGCAGCACGGCCTCTCCGAAAACACACCACAACAATGGGGTTGTTGGATCACTCAGCAGCGTGGCCCTGGCCAGGCGGTTTGTGACCAGTTCTTCGATCACCTGCTCTGGCGCCGTCGGCTGATAGGCGCGAAAGACGGCGCGAGCGTACGCCTCGGTCTGGAGCAGTCCAGGGATAGTCAGCGGCGCGTACTCCCGGATCGATGTCGCCAGAGCCTCCGCCTCGGCCGCCGCCGCGAAGTGGTCCGGGTACTTGGACTTGGCCGCCGCGCCGCAGTTGCGGGCGAAGAAGCCGTTCGTGTCGAGGATCTCGTCTATCTGGCGCGCGAATTCGATGTGCATGCGGCGC of the Streptomyces sp. NBC_01294 genome contains:
- the groL gene encoding chaperonin GroEL (60 kDa chaperone family; promotes refolding of misfolded polypeptides especially under stressful conditions; forms two stacked rings of heptamers to form a barrel-shaped 14mer; ends can be capped by GroES; misfolded proteins enter the barrel where they are refolded when GroES binds), giving the protein MAKIIAFNEEARRGLERGMNQLADAVKVTLGPKGRNVVLEKKWGAPTITNDGVSIAKEIELEDPYEKIGAELVKEVAKKTDDVAGDGTTTATVLAQALVREGLRNVAAGANPMALKRGIEKAVEAVSAALLAQAKDVETKEQIASTASISAADTQIGELIAEAMDKVGKEGVITVEESQTFGLELELTEGMRFDKGYISAYFATDMERMESSLDDPYILIVNSKIGSVKDLLPLLEKVMQSGKPLLIIAEDVEGEALSTLVVNKIRGTFKSVAVKAPGFGDRRKAMLGDIAILTGGTVISEEVGLKLENAGLDLLGRARKVVITKDETTIVDGAGDSDQVAGRVNQIRAEIENSDSDYDREKLQERLAKLAGGVAVIKAGAATEVELKERKHRIEDAVRNAKAAVEEGIVAGGGVALLQASAVFDKLELEGDEATGANAVKLALEAPLKQIAVNGGLEGGVVVEKVRNLPIGHGLNAATGEYVDMIAEGIIDPAKVTRSALQNAASIAALFLTTEAVIADKPEKAGAGAPGGMPGGDMDF
- a CDS encoding Uma2 family endonuclease, with product MIERATPIEQAAPPTFETLLRTVEEMDTPDGFKAELIRGKIIVSPFSTLRYLRRMRALREQLQAHAPEGHIAEIAPFLFRFSAAERAYGPDLFVADESAFDGEGRHADGAALSLVGEFTSVSTRDADWTEKLDVYGRLVPVYMVVDMQDSEITCFWEPSPHGYRSRTTVSFGEALHVPEPFGFAIDTTGF
- a CDS encoding phosphoribosylanthranilate isomerase, whose product is MSDLFVKICGLKTAHDVDVAVAAGADAVGFVFAPGSPRTVDAATARALVAAVPDGVLTVGVFRGQSVEEVRRFAEESGVRGVQLHGEEGPEDFAALRAEGRTLLRATAEHVERCGAYGEDLLLLDAPDPGSGKPWNWGAADFTAPEGRWLLAGGLNPGNVREAVEVTGAWGVDVSSGVERARGVKSPELIRAFVEAARGGVRSRALPDPRLHRRRG
- a CDS encoding outer membrane protein assembly factor BamB family protein, which encodes MDIRPASAPASVFAPAFLLRLRPKRRLFQVAWLGLTAVLVSVTLLYCVLFWKLWFVDTPRYVCSGQDCPRGMGWLAVLIPLLGTAAGLLWVGIKNAPLVRRSPFAQALAITLALVALWPGWSAYTWMRGPQMDLFGWQSPVPPAAQPIGVWTSERGGVLVRARPDGLIAYNGEGRKGWRLPASEQTPVCALSRTTPSDIGLVAYQDGGRCGTRIEAVDLAEGRSLWDRELKPSRAHTVVAAAGTTAVVAEEGALVGLDLRGGEERWRVPVPAECEVQAVDGAGDRALYVEQCSGETTTARISAVDARTGAGAWQTPLPTASRLREVRVLSARPLAVHVTETAARGTDAVLLFGDDGRPRGVVLASSRTEDLLTEPSPVVAGDLLVTPVKNGKKNGVSAYSLTDGRRVWHAGFGDAHVRALARTRADEVAVVTSDHPWTHLTRLGLDRGNQREEPTILRDLPLGKRFAFFPGPPGSYAFVNLDRSDTLPPTFDVDPVFGW
- a CDS encoding protease inhibitor I9 family protein; translated protein: MRNRLSRALPVAVALLAAVAVLPVSAATAAAPEPATHTAPANPTALADEDGTYIVTLQRDLDPVAVADMVGATPVHVFDTALHGFSARLSPAQVTALRAMPGVESIDEDGETAGFGTF
- a CDS encoding S8 family peptidase encodes the protein MRLLARLAAAALLTVPPVAAGTASAAAPEPTPAPLFTSSNPVPGKYIVTLEKGQDAAKVAQKLKLKPSFVYSSAMSGFAVPLTSLELTLVRNSLGVKSVEEDASVQSVPTQTDPGATRAPSNSWGQDRIDQRNLPLDSSFTTEGNGAGVTAYILDSGIDYQHSEFVTPEGTSRATFGYDAIGDGRNGQDCQGHGTHVAGTVAGKTYGVARKANLVSVRVLGCDGRGTWSGIIAGMDWVAKNAKQPAVLNGSLGGDRSDAVNNAATALSDAGVLPVIAAGNSAKDACMVSPASAARVLTVAASNQWDEETDFSNWGTCVTLYAPGAAIVSAKLGGGSVALDGTSMAAPHVAGVVALYKQAHPTAAPAELNEWLDDESTKDVLKSVSKSSPNMLLFSAGL
- a CDS encoding DUF397 domain-containing protein, whose product is MKLQPDYDLSAAVWHKSSYSDGSGGSCVEMATWRKSTHSDGTGGDCLEVADGHPDLVPVRDSKQPEGPHVVFHARAWATFVATL
- a CDS encoding helix-turn-helix domain-containing protein, with the protein product MAGKNLDPSSSPRALLGAELRVARERAGKSQAELGEPLFVSGSFIGQLEAGTRRMHIEFARQIDEILDTNGFFARNCGAAAKSKYPDHFAAAAEAEALATSIREYAPLTIPGLLQTEAYARAVFRAYQPTAPEQVIEELVTNRLARATLLSDPTTPLLWCVFGEAVLRCEVGGPTLMAEALRHITELIAAHRIIVQVIPFCAGAHAAMGGSLQLLSFEDAPTLAYVQGNGTGQLFDDPATVSRHFLTYDLLTAGALPPAQSLALIESVAEGYEREAAA